TCTTATCATTTTAAATGAAACTTGTGTTATAATGTGTTAAGTATGTAAACTGTTATAAATGTACAGGCAAACGGAGTATGCATGTATATGAAGGAGACATTATGCGAAGAGAAAAAGGTATATTGATCGTTTTATCAGGCCCTTCTGGTGTTGGTAAAGGGACAGTGAGAAAAGAATTGTTTTCAGAGCCCGGAACAAATTATGAATATTCCATCTCTATGACGACTAGACTTCCTCGTGAAGGCGAAATAGATGGAGTAGATTATTTCTTTAAGCAAAAAGAAGCGTTTGAACAGTTAATTGAACAAGGGAAGTTATTAGAATATGCCTCATATGTAGGAAATTATTATGGTACTCCGATTGATTATGTTAATGAAACACTCGATTCTGGCCGAGATGTGTTTTTAGAAATAGAAGTTCAAGGAGCAAGTGTTGTACGTCAAAAAGCTCCAGAAGCACTTTATATTTTCTTAGCTCCCCCTAGCTTATCTGAACTAGAACAGCGACTAATAGGTAGAGGAACGGAAACAGAAGATGTGATCAATTCTAGAATTCAAGCTGCTAGGCAAGAATTAGAAATGATGCATTTATATGATTATGTCGTTGAAAATGATGAA
The nucleotide sequence above comes from Psychrobacillus glaciei. Encoded proteins:
- the gmk gene encoding guanylate kinase — its product is MRREKGILIVLSGPSGVGKGTVRKELFSEPGTNYEYSISMTTRLPREGEIDGVDYFFKQKEAFEQLIEQGKLLEYASYVGNYYGTPIDYVNETLDSGRDVFLEIEVQGASVVRQKAPEALYIFLAPPSLSELEQRLIGRGTETEDVINSRIQAARQELEMMHLYDYVVENDEVAKACAKINAIVAAEHCRRERVEKRYLAMLEGEL